The genomic region TGCTTTCCGTTCGTCATGGTTTCGATCAGCAGCGGTTCCGTGTGGAGCTACAGCGTCACCAGCTGCAAGATCGTCGCCTTCATGGCCGTGCTGTTATGCTTCCACGTCGCCTTCCTGCTCTTCTGCGTGAGCGTCACGCGCTACATGGCCATCGCGCACCACCGCTTCTACTCCAAACGCATGACCGTGTGGACGTGCGTGGCCGTCGTGTGTATGGTGTGGACCCTGTCTGTGGCCATGGCGTTCCCCCCGGTGTTTGATGTCGGGACGTATAAATTCATTCGCGAGGAAGAGCAGTGCATATTTGAACACAGATACGTGAAAGCGAACGACACGCTGGGTTTCATGTTGATGCTCGCTGTAATTGTGGGCACGACGCACGTTGTGTACGTCAAAATGCTTTGCTTTGTTTACGACCACCGCAAGATGAAACCTGCACAGCTGATTCCGGCTATTAGCCAGAACTGGACATTTCACGGTCCAGGTGCGACGGGTCAGGCAGCTGCCAATTGGATTGCGGGCTTTGGACGAGGTCCCACCCCGCCAACATTAGTGGGCATCAGGCAAGCC from Brachyhypopomus gauderio isolate BG-103 chromosome 8, BGAUD_0.2, whole genome shotgun sequence harbors:
- the gpr27 gene encoding putative G-protein coupled receptor 27 → MANTSDLGEGNPSLQNYAITASAVKLASLGLITCTSLAGNILLSLLVLKDSSLHKAPYYFLLDLCLADIVRSAVCFPFVMVSISSGSVWSYSVTSCKIVAFMAVLLCFHVAFLLFCVSVTRYMAIAHHRFYSKRMTVWTCVAVVCMVWTLSVAMAFPPVFDVGTYKFIREEEQCIFEHRYVKANDTLGFMLMLAVIVGTTHVVYVKMLCFVYDHRKMKPAQLIPAISQNWTFHGPGATGQAAANWIAGFGRGPTPPTLVGIRQASHNANRRLLVLDEFKMEKRIGKMYYMITLAFLLLWAPYIVSCYVRVFVKESAIPQVYLTAAVWLTFAQASANPIICFIFNKEIRMRFRACFPCCLTTQTPMEPYCVI